A window of Euzebyales bacterium contains these coding sequences:
- a CDS encoding glycoside hydrolase family 3 C-terminal domain-containing protein, with protein sequence MLLRNDGGVLPLRPTAGETLAVIGEFARTPRFQGAGSSLVNPTRVDVPLDELTAAAGSEVDVRFVAGFGLGDDDTDDEVLRAEAVELARVADHVVVFLGLPAADESEGYDRADMQLPAVQVATLAAVADVHDRVVVVLANGAAVRTSTWDDRVAAILECWLSGQAAGGAVADLLLGEANPSGKLAETIPLRLQDNSAYLNFPGDRGVVRYGEGVFVGYRAHDALDQLVSYPFGHGLSYTTFAIDDVAVAVNGSVADGDLAVRVTATVTNTGDVDGAEVVQLYVGDDDASVARPKRELKGARKVWLAPGERKQIAVDLDERAFAFWSIDLDRWVVEAGDFTIAVGASSRNLAAQVSITLDAPAITPPLSAASTLAEWLDDPQGRALLARFVGDDASGGDGAIDRESLALIDAMPMRTLAAFPHTGFDRAQLDAWLRQLRAT encoded by the coding sequence CTGCGTCCAACCGCCGGTGAGACGCTGGCGGTGATCGGTGAGTTCGCACGCACGCCGCGGTTCCAGGGCGCGGGGTCCTCCCTGGTGAACCCCACACGTGTGGACGTCCCGCTCGACGAGCTCACGGCAGCCGCCGGGTCCGAGGTCGATGTGCGGTTCGTGGCTGGCTTCGGGCTGGGAGACGACGACACCGACGACGAGGTGCTCCGCGCCGAGGCCGTCGAGCTCGCCCGCGTCGCGGACCACGTCGTCGTGTTCCTCGGACTGCCCGCCGCCGACGAGTCGGAGGGCTACGACCGCGCCGACATGCAGCTGCCCGCCGTGCAGGTGGCGACGCTCGCCGCCGTCGCCGACGTGCACGACCGCGTCGTCGTCGTGCTCGCCAACGGCGCGGCCGTGCGCACGTCGACCTGGGACGATCGTGTCGCGGCGATCCTGGAGTGCTGGCTGTCGGGGCAGGCCGCGGGCGGCGCCGTCGCCGACCTGCTGCTGGGCGAGGCGAACCCGTCAGGCAAGCTGGCTGAGACGATCCCGCTGCGACTGCAGGACAACTCGGCGTACCTCAACTTCCCGGGTGACCGGGGCGTCGTCAGGTACGGCGAGGGTGTGTTCGTCGGCTACCGCGCGCACGACGCGCTCGATCAGCTGGTGAGCTACCCGTTCGGGCACGGGCTGTCGTACACGACGTTCGCGATCGACGATGTCGCGGTCGCCGTCAACGGGTCCGTGGCGGACGGCGACCTTGCGGTGCGGGTGACGGCGACGGTGACCAACACCGGCGATGTCGACGGCGCGGAGGTCGTGCAGCTCTACGTCGGCGACGACGACGCGTCGGTGGCGCGCCCGAAGCGCGAGCTGAAGGGTGCGCGCAAGGTGTGGCTGGCCCCCGGCGAACGGAAGCAGATCGCCGTGGACCTCGACGAGCGCGCCTTCGCGTTCTGGTCGATCGACTTGGACCGGTGGGTCGTGGAGGCCGGCGACTTCACCATCGCCGTGGGCGCGTCGTCCCGCAACCTCGCGGCCCAGGTCTCCATCACCCTCGACGCGCCAGCGATCACACCGCCGCTGTCGGCCGCGTCGACGCTCGCGGAGTGGCTGGACGATCCGCAGGGACGTGCGCTGCTGGCCAGGTTCGTCGGTGACGACGCCTCCGGTGGAGACGGTGCCATCGACCGGGAGTCACTGGCGCTCATCGACGCGATGCCGATGCGGACCCTCGCGGCGTTCCCCCACACCGGCTTCGACCGTGCGCAGCTCGACGCATGGCTGCGCCAGCTGCGCGCGACGTGA